The Calypte anna isolate BGI_N300 chromosome 20, bCalAnn1_v1.p, whole genome shotgun sequence genome includes a region encoding these proteins:
- the TP53RK gene encoding EKC/KEOPS complex subunit TP53RK, with the protein MAAAEAQASAVCSGMAGAGLAAVGDGTAGPDMAGAGAAAEAEASGPAVAEAPPPPLPGLQLLQQGAEALVYRGLFLGRPAVAKLRIPKRYRHPALEERLSRRRTAQEARSLLRCRRAGIPAPVVYFVDYVTNSVYLEDIADSVTVQDHINSVQRNGNDTSSLLVLGEKMGELLAKMHDEDLIHGDLTTSNILMRPPMEKLDLVLIDFGLSFVSGLPEDKGVDLYVLEKAFLSTHPDTEMMFKALLKSYAAASKKSGPVIKKLDEVRLRGRKRSMVG; encoded by the exons ATGGCGGCGGCCGAGGCACAGGCGAGCGCCGTGTGCTCAGGCATGGCCGGGGCCGGGCTGGCGGCAGTCGGTGACGGGACTGCGGGCCCTGATATGGCCGGGGCTGGGGCGGCGGCCGAGGCCGAGGCTTCGGGCCCTGCGGTGGCTgaggcgccgccgccgccgctcccggggctgcagctgctgcagcagggcgCCGAGGCGCTCGTGTACCGGGGGCTCTTCCTCGGCCGTCCGGCGGTGGCCAAACTCCGCATCCCGAAGCGGTACCGACACCCGGCGCTGGAGGAGCGGCTGAGCCGGCGGCGGACGGCGCAGGAGGCGCGGTCGCTGCTGCGGTGCCGGCGGGCAG ggaTTCCAGCTCCAGTGGTCTACTTTGTGGATTATGTCACCAACTCTGTCTATCTTGAAGATATTGCAGACTCAGTTACTGTTCAGGATCATATTAATTCTGTACAACGGAATGGAAATGATACCAGTAGCCTCCTTGTTTTAGGAGAGAAGATGGGTGAGCTTTTGGCAAAAATGCATGATGAAGATCTTATACATGGAGATCTTACAACTTCCAATATACTTATGCGACCACCTATGGAGAAGTTGGACTTGGTGCTGATAGACTTTGGACTCAGTTTTGTTTCAGGTCTTCCAGAAGATAAAGGAGTTGATTTGTATGTTCTGGAAAAAGCTTTCCTTAGCACTCATCCAGATACTGAAATGATGTTTAAAGCTCTGCTAAAGAGCTATGCAGCTGCATCTAAAAAGTCAGGTCCTGTGATAAAGAAGCTGGATGAAGTGCGactgagaggaaggaagagatcCATGGTCGGGTAG